Proteins encoded in a region of the Sander lucioperca isolate FBNREF2018 chromosome 4, SLUC_FBN_1.2, whole genome shotgun sequence genome:
- the tmem186 gene encoding transmembrane protein 186 — protein sequence MIRSVLLRRLTSHILSCTRGSCLLTGRIPDGVHPHSLGHTPIQQSFHGPLIPKTTALVRYSDLSTQKYTMIYNLPHIKLLRALSRLKLLQTAITVVILPPVYFLYFQGDIPFFLVSYTTGIALFAGVMLYTASHFFRRVVGMMYLDPYQTTLKVSHLTFWGRRHDIYLPVSDVMTIGDTGDSVNETILKLKRYSSPETLYFSINFGRVVDKQGFEKVFGT from the exons ATG ATCAGGTCAGTGCTGCTGCGCAGGTTAACCTCCCACATCCTGTCCTGTACTAGAGGATCGTGTCTACTTACAGGTCGGATACCCGATGGTGTGCACCCTCATTCACTAGGTCACACACCCATCCAGCAGAGCTTCCATGGACCCCTTATACCTAAAACCACAGCCCTGGTCAGGTACTCTGACTTGTCCACACAGAAGTACACCATGATTTACAACCTGCCACACATTAAGCTCCTCAGAGCGTTGTCCAGgctcaaactgctccaaactgcAATCACCGTGGTCATCTTGCCCCCAGTGTACTTCCTCTACTTCCAAGGAGACATCCCCTTCTTTCTTGTCAGCTACACAACAGGGATAGCGCTGTTCGCTGGTGTCATGCTGTACACTGCCAGTCACTTCTTCAGGAGGGTTGTGGGGATGATGTACCTGGACCCGTACCAGACCACGCTCAAAGTGTCCCACCTCACTTTCTGGGGCAGGCGCCATGACATCTACCTGCCTGTGTCAGATGTTATGACCATTGGGGATACAGGAGACTCTGTAAACGAGACGATATTGAAACTAAAGAGATACAGCTCTCCAGAGACATTGTATTTCTCCATTAATTTTGGACGCGTGGTGGACAAACAGGGTTTTGAGAAGGTGTTTGGAACATAA
- the gde1 gene encoding glycerophosphodiester phosphodiesterase 1 encodes MLQMGDEVTLYSVVFVVVLLGTRSPIWTTVLTASLYLFLAMFRFPQVPTSRARQVLHPAKGVSVVAHRGGGHDAPENTIVAIREASKNGATGVELDLEFSADGVPILMHDETVDRTTNGSGPLSQMTLSDLGRLDAAAKHRLKDKFAGEKIPTLDEAVEECIKLQLTIYFDVKGHPDEAAAALKELYKKHPVLYNSSIVCSFEPRVIYKMRQSDPEVVTALTHRPWSLSRLGDGTPRFSSLWKHNWMTLMDMVFDWAHHHMLWKLCGISAFLIQKNFVSVDYVQYWAQRGVEVVAWTVNTKVEKEYYQELLQVNYITDSLVEDCEPHY; translated from the exons ATGCTGCAGATGGGAGATGAAGTCACCCTGTACTCGGTCGTCTTCGTGGTCGTCCTGCTGGGGACCCGGAGCCCGATTTGGACAACCGTCCTCACCGCCTCCCTATACCTCTTTCTGGCCATGTTCCGGTTCCCCCAGGTACCGACCAGCCGAGCCCGGCAGGTGCTGCACCCAGCCAAGGGCGTGTCGGTGGTCGCTCACCGGGGCGGTGGGCACGACGCACCGGAGAACACGATAGTCGCCATTCGggag GCCAGTAAGAATGGGGCGACAGGCGTGGAGTTGGACCTGGAATTCTCAGCAGACGGCGTTCCAATATTGATGCACGATGAGACTGTGGACCGGACCACTAACGGTTCGGGACCACTCAGTCAGATGACACTGTCCGATTTGGGGAGACTGGATGCAGCTGCTAAACATCGACTCAA GGACAAGTTTGCTGGAGAGAAGATCCCAACTCTTGACGAGGCGGTGGAGGAATGTATCAAGCTGCAGCTCACCATCTATTTTGATGTCAAAGGTCATCCAGATGAG gcagctgCAGCCCTCAAAGAATTGTATAAAAAACATCCAGTCCTCTACAACAGCAGCATTGTCTGCTCTTTCGAGCCCAGAGTTATCTACAAG ATGAGGCAGAGCGACCCAGAAGTGGTCACAGCGTTGACCCACCGGCCATGGAGCCTGAGTCGGTTAGGAGATGGCACCCCGCGTTTCTCATCGCTATGGAAACACAATTGGATGACACTAATGGACATGGTGTTTGACTGGGCGCACCATCACATGCTGTGGAAGCTGTGTGGCATCTCAGCCTTCCTTATCCAGAAGAACTTTGTCTCAGT GGACTATGTGCAGTACTGGGCCCAGAGGGGGGTGGAAGTGGTAGCCTGGACAGTCAACACAAAAGTGGAGAAAGAGTACTACCAGGAGCTGCTGCAAGTCAACTACATCACAGACAGCCTTGTGGAAGACTGTGAACCCCATTACTGA
- the mcrip2 gene encoding MAPK regulated corepressor interacting protein 2 → MMYTITRGPSKLVTQRRTGPTQQIESKFSDLKLKPTSWLSSNSPPPKIVFNRLNGKRYHGAATQKTASPAEGFTPAHEENVRFVYEAWQEVEQKMEDGEGGESTASQGPVQYTEKTPSAAMKNFVPIDLEEWWAQRFLANIANLS, encoded by the exons ATGATGTACACAATCACCAGAGGTCCCAGCAAACTTGTTACACAACGGAGGACAG GTCCCACGCAACAAATCGAGAGCAAATTCAGCGACTTGAAGCTCAAGCCGACGTCTTGGCTCTCATCAAA CTCTCCGCCCCCGAAGATCGTGTTCAATCGTCTGAACGGGAAGCGCTACCACGGTGCAGCCACACAGAAGACCGCCAGCCCGGCAGAGGGATTCACTCCTGCACATGAAGAGAACGTCCGATTTGTGTATGAAG CGTGGCAGGAGGTGGAGCAGAAGATGGAAGATGGGGAAGGTGGGGAGTCAACTGCCAGCCAGGGGCCCGTTCAGTACACTGAGAAGACTCCCAGTGCTGCGATGAAGA ACTTTGTGCCCATTGACCTGGAGGAGTGGTGGGCTCAGCGCTTCCTTGCCAACATTGCCAACCTGTCCTGA